The Pongo pygmaeus isolate AG05252 chromosome 11, NHGRI_mPonPyg2-v2.0_pri, whole genome shotgun sequence genome includes a region encoding these proteins:
- the LOC129031634 gene encoding uncharacterized protein LOC129031634, with protein sequence MTRAVNLSCGTTEGEITLSKNRTQTIPVSLSPNCSAAWRAANVSAVLKGKALLWSQHGELALPPLHAPPHQHWLGLNLSSLAPRPKPWNANPKGQTPRGSQVPGVDTFLALAVTAQMEAKTAPLSTGRLVLLPREQEPRHRLCMEFSIYLSQGGYAEAVCLSLSGSHLQPVPVDSAGSTVMLGKGPNTRTKHMDGCQCQNGKKQRKGSWLRHFANRVQHCRYLEPARSYQTGSRPCLQRLLSQRQDRSAWLCQVSFWDEPILLSQVGHDGEARRGAEPLKVCTSEESDFKKLADTGKFKLCRMTPSHFQSSPCPNFSTFASPPALRPRHASPAVGPVSRVTESASDETCWKYVWRMGESTQPWMGRQEKGSPKPNAAQVAPVLCGQ encoded by the exons ATGACACGTGCTGTGAACCTCAGCTGTGGGACAACCGAAGGAGAGATAACACTCAGCAAAAACAGAACCCAAACCATCCCCGTTTCTCTCAGCCCCAACTGCTCGGCGGCTTGGAGGGCAGCAAATGTTTCAGCCGTGCTCAAAGGGAAGGCTTTGCTCTGGAGTCAGCATGGAGAGCTCGCCTTGCCTCCCCTCCATGCCCCTCCCCACCAGCACtggctgggtttgaatctcagctccctgGCGCCTCGCCCTAAGCCCTGGAATGCGAACCCCAAGGGCCAAACACCCCGAGGCTCTCAGGTCCCAGGCGTGGACACCTTCCTGGCCTTGGCTGTCACGGCCCAGATGGAAGCAAAGACAGCTCCCCTCTCCACGGGTCGGCTGGTCCTCCTGCCCCGAGAGCAGGAGCCCAGGCACAGGCTCTGCATGGAGTTCTCCATCTACCTCTCCCAGGGCGGCTACGCAGAGGCCGTCTGCCTCTCGCTCTCTGGGTCCCACCTGCAGCCTGTCCCAGTGGATTCTGCAGGCTCCACAGTGATGCTGGGAAAAGGCCCAAACACCCGGACAAAGCACATGGACGGCTGCCAATGCCAAAATGGCAAGAAGCAGAGGAAAGGCAGCTGGCTCCGACACTTTGCCAACCGTGTGCAACACTGCAGGTACCTAGAGCCAGCGAGGAGCTACCAAACTGGTTCCCGTCCATGCTTGCAGCGGCTGCTGTCGCAGAGGCAGGACAGGAGTGCGTGGCTGTGCCAAGTATCCTTCTGGGATGAACCAATTCTCTTGTCCCAGGTCGGGCATGATGGAGAGGCCAGAAG AGGAGCAGAGCCACTCAAGGTGTGCACATCAGAAGAGAGTGATTTTAAGAAACTGGCTGACACTGGCAAGTTCAAACTCTGCAGG ATGACTCCCAGCCACTTCCAGTCCTCACCCTGCCCCAACTTCTCTACCTTTGCCTCTCCACCAGCCCTGAGGCCTCGCCATGCAAGTCCAG CAGTCGGGCCTGTTTCCCGAGTCACTGAGTCAGCGAGTGATGAGACCTGCTGGAAATATGTGTGGAGGATGGGCGAATCCACTCAGCCTTGGATGGGGCGGCAGGAAAAAGGCAGCCCCAAGCCCAACGCAG CTCAGGTGGCTCCCGTCCTGTGTGGGCAGTGA